In one window of Gymnogyps californianus isolate 813 chromosome 7, ASM1813914v2, whole genome shotgun sequence DNA:
- the LOC127018370 gene encoding UDP-glucuronosyltransferase 1A1-like, translated as MHQPKGLSEYVDMAPLVFFLGGTHQISAEMTPVLSAHPQVMATLVLLLSALSLAAGGKLLVVPVDGSPWLSMREVLDGLRQKGHEIVVVAPEVNLYIKPTKNSVMKMYPVPFTQEEMDENFHAFSRDIFEEGSFLERFLKVYQRMKRVSDLVISSCAHLLYNKELVRYLEESKFDAVLTDPVLPCGQILAEHLSVPSVFFLQGIPCGLDFEATQCPNPPSYVPRIFTEHTDHMNFLQRVKNLIFDIPNYFLCDFVFQPYAKLASEFLQRDVTVPDLLRQGSIWLMRLDFVLEYPRPLMPNMVVIGGVNCAHKKLPQAAIPFHF; from the exons ATGCACCAGCCAAAGGGATTGTCAGAATATGTGGACA TGGCAccactggttttctttctgggCGGCACTCACCAGATTTCCGCAGAAATGACCCCAGTGCTTAGTGCTCATCCGCAAGTCATGGCAACGCTGGTTCTGCTCCTGTCCGCGCTCAGCTTGGCTGCTGGTGGGAAGCTGCTGGTGGTGCCGGTGGATGGGAGTCCTTGGCTCAGCATGCGGGAAGTGTTGGACGGTCTCAGGCAGAAGGGACATGAAATAGTCGTCGTTGCACCTGAAGTCAATTTGTACATAAAGCCAACAAAGAATTCTGTTATGAAAATGTACCCAGTCCCTTTCACGCAGGAAGAGATGGATGAAAATTTCCATGCATTTTCACGGGATATATTTGAAGAAGGATCTTTTCTGGAAAGATTTCTTAAGGTATACCAACGTATGAAAAGAGTCTCTGATTTGGTGATCTCCAGCTGTGCACACTTACTGTACAACAAAGAGCTTGTCAGGTATCTTGAGGAGAGCAAGTTTGACGCTGTCCTTACAGACCCTGTACTACCCTGTGGGCAGATACTGGCTGAGCATCTTTCAGTCCCTTCCGTGTTTTTTTTACAAGGAATACCATGTGGTTTAGATTTTGAAGCCACTCAGTGTCCCAATCCTCCTTCTTATGTCCCCAGGATATTTACAGAGCATACAGACCACATGAACTTTCTCCAGCGGGTGAAGAATCTAATCTTTGACatcccaaattattttctctgtgattttGTCTTTCAACCATACGCAAAACTGGCTTCTGAGTTCCTCCAGCGGGACGTGACTGTGCCGGATCTCTTACGCCAGGGTTCCATTTGGCTCATGAGGTTAGATTTTGTGTTAGAATATCCAAGACCTTTGATGCCCAACATGGTTGTAATTGGAGGAGTAAACTGTGCTCACAAGAAGCTACCTCAG GCAGCTATACCTTTTCACTTCTAA
- the LOC127018364 gene encoding UDP-glucuronosyltransferase 1A8-like: protein MTLRLCWAWIFIVLLPGLSDGGKLLVVPMDGSHWLSMRQVVEKLTERGHEVVVLIPEVSWQMGTTQAYTVKIHPVSYTLEELNSAFHEYVAAHLKDLPFPLNALALYNSSVRVFRKFFVQCKNLFSSKETLQYLNESRFDAVLTDPIFICGATLANYFSLPFVFFMRGFPCSLHYEASQCPSPLSYIPRLFTFNSDHMTFFQRVENALVALLELVYCNGFYEDAMKFSSEVLQRDVSLLDLLNSASIWLLRFDFVFEYVRPVMPNMVFIGGINCAQRKPLSKAYAESTKE, encoded by the exons ATGACTTTGAGGCTTTGCTGGGCCTGGATTTTTATCGtcctcctgcctggcctctcagATGGAGGGAAACTCCTCGTGGTGCCCATGGATGGAAGCCACTGGCTTAGCATGCGGCAAGTGGTTGAAAAGCTCACCGAGAGAGGACATGAAGTGGTGGTGCTTATACCAGAAGTAAGCTGGCAGATGGGAACGACGCAGGCATACACTGTGAAAATACACCCAGTGTCTTACACATTAGAAGAGCTGAATAGTGCCTTTCATGAGTACGTTGCCGCTCACCTGAAGGACCTGCCTTTCCCACTGAACGCTCTAGCACTATACAACAGCTCAGTGCGCGTCTTCCGTAAGTTCTTTGTTCAGTGCAAGAACCTGTTCAGCAGCAAGGAGACCCTGCAGTACTTGAATGAAAGCCGCTTCGATGCAGTCCTAACAGACCCCATTTTTATATGCGGAGCAACACttgctaattatttttctcttccgTTTGTGTTCTTCATGAGAGGATTTCCTTGCAGCTTACACTATGAAGCATCGCAGTGCCCAAGTCCTCTGTCCTACATCCCGAGACTATTTACCTTCAACTCGGACCACATGACTTTTTTCCAGAGAGTGGAAAATGCACTGGTTGCCCTCCTGGAGCTTGTGTACTGTAATGGTTTCTACGAAGATGCAATGaagttttcctctgaagttcTTCAGAGAGATGTATCCCTGCTAGACCTCCTGAACTCTGCCTCCATTTGGCTTCTGAGATTTGACTTTGTGTTTGAGTACGTCAGACCAGTGATGCCCAATATGGTCTTTATTGGAGGTATAAACTGTGCTCAGAGGAAACCACTCTCTAAG GCTTATGCAGAGTCCACTAAAGAATAA
- the LOC127018368 gene encoding UDP-glucuronosyltransferase 1A1-like: MAHVSSYSYLVSVGVLVFLSLFCLADGGKLLVLPMDGSHWLSMRSLLAALSQKEHKIVVVAPEVNLNVKASEYYTLKTYPVPLTREELRARMHSFANDLFERRPFLQRITALYEKVQVISDLYVSSCSSLLHNKDLIQYLEGSKFDAVLTDPVVPCGQILALHLSIPSVFFLRGLPCSFDLEATQCPDPASYVPRTFTDNSDRMTFIQRVENLFLKSSESFLCNFAYLPFELLASDVLHRPVTVKELLSNGSIWLKRMDFVFEYPMPVMPNIVFIGGINCGKRKPLSQVLFYSISRI; this comes from the exons ATGGCTCATGTAAGTAGCTACAGTTACTTAGTTTctgtgggggttttggttttcctgtCTCTGTTTTGCTTGGCCGATGGTGGAAAGCTGTTGGTGTTGCCAATGGATGGGAGTCACTGGCTCAGCATGCGCTCACTGCTGGCGGCCCTCAGCCAGAAAGAGCACAAAATTGTCGTTGTCGCACCAGAAGTAAACTTGAACGTGAAGGCATCTGAATATTACACTCTGAAAACGTATCCAGTGCCTTTAACTAGGGAAGAACTGAGAGCAAGGATGCATTCATTTGCGAATGATCTTTTTGAGAGAAGaccttttcttcaaagaattACTGCGCTTTATGAAAAAGTTCAAGTCATCTCCGATCTCTACGTCTCCTCCTGTAGCAGTTTACTGCACAATAAGGATCTGATACAATATCTTGAAGGGAGTAAATTTGATGCTGTTCTCACAGATCCTGTTGTACCATGTGGACAAATACTGGCTCTGCATCTCTCTAtcccatctgttttctttttacgGGGACTCCCCTGCAGTTTTGATTTGGAGGCTACCCAGTGTCCAGACCCCGCTTCCTACGTCCCAAGAACATTTACAGACAACTCAGACCGCATGACGTTTATTCAGCGTGTGGAAAActtatttctgaagtcatcAGAATCCTTTCTTTGCAATTTTGCCTATTTGCCATTTGAACTGCTGGCCTCAGATGTTCTTCACAGACCAGTAACAGTGAAGGAGCTCTTAAGCAATGGATCCATTTGGCTTAAAAGAATGGATTTTGTTTTTGAGTATCCCATGCCAGTGATGCCCAACATAGTTTTTATTGGAGGTATAAACTGTGGAAAGAGAAAGCCATTATCTCAG GTACTCTTCTATAGCATTAGCAGGATCTAA
- the LOC127018371 gene encoding UDP-glucuronosyltransferase 1A1-like, whose amino-acid sequence MQDLPVTKKKPELGPELFHGKPPSKSVLAPLVFFLGGTHQISAEMTPVLSAHPQVTATLVLLLSALSLAAGGKLLVAAVDGSPWLSMREVLDGVRQKGHEIVVVAPEVNLYVKPTKNFVMKMYPVPFTQEEMDENFHAFLRDIFEEGSFLERFLKVYQGMKRVSDLVISSCAHLLYNKELVRYLEESKFDAVLTDPVLPCGQILAEHLSVPSVFFLRGIPCGLDFEATQCPNPPSYVPRIFTGHTDRMNFLQRVKNLIFDIPNYFLCDFVFQPYAKLASEFLQRDVTVPDLLRQGSIWLMRLDFVLEYPRPLMPNMVVIGGVNCAHKKLPQVGDALFLIRALIDFCVHKGGILCCRQESSSRLE is encoded by the exons ATGCAAGATTTGCCAGTGACAAAAAAGAAGCCAGAATTAGGCCCTGAATTGTTTCATGGGAAGCCCCCCTCAAAGAGTGTTC TGGCAccactggttttctttctgggCGGCACTCACCAGATTTCCGCAGAAATGACCCCAGTGCTTAGTGCTCATCCGCAAGTCACGGCGACGCTGGTTCTGCTCCTGTCCGCGCTCAGTTTGGCTGCTGGTGGGAAGCTGCTGGTGGCTGCGGTGGATGGGAGTCCTTGGCTCAGCATGCGGGAAGTGTTGGATGGTGTCAGGCAGAAGGGACATGAAATAGTCGTCGTTGCACCTGAAGTCAATTTGTACGTAAAGCCAACAAAGaattttgttatgaaaatgtACCCAGTCCCTTTCACGCAGGAAGAGATGGATGAAAATTTCCATGCATTTTTACGGGATATATTTGAAGAAGGATCTTTTCTGGAAAGATTTCTTAAAGTATACCAAGGTATGAAAAGAGTCTCTGATTTGGTGATCTCCAGCTGTGCACACTTACTGTACAACAAAGAGCTTGTCAGGTATCTTGAGGAGAGCAAGTTTGACGCTGTCCTTACAGACCCTGTACTACCCTGTGGGCAGATACTGGCTGAGCATCTTTCAGTCCCTTCCGTGTTTTTTTTACGAGGAATACCATGTGGTTTAGATTTTGAAGCCACTCAGTGTCCCAATCCTCCTTCTTATGTCCCCAGGATATTTACAGGGCATACAGACCGCATGAACTTTCTCCAGCGGGTGAAGAATCTAATCTTTGACatcccaaattattttctctgtgattttGTCTTTCAACCATATGCAAAACTGGCTTCTGAGTTCCTCCAGCGGGACGTGACTGTGCCGGATCTCTTACGCCAGGGTTCCATTTGGCTCATGAGGTTAGATTTTGTGTTAGAATATCCAAGACCTTTGATGCCCAACATGGTTGTAATTGGAGGAGTAAACTGTGCTCACAAGAAGCTACCTCAGGTGGGTGATGCTCTGTTTTTAATTCGTGCTCTGATAGACTTCTGTGTCCACAAGGGTGGAATTTTGTGTTGCAGACAGGAATCAAGTTCCCGGTTAGAGTGA
- the LOC127018366 gene encoding UDP-glucuronosyltransferase 1A1-like, whose protein sequence is MLVAVLLPFLCCLSPAAAGKLLVIPMEGSHWLSMKEVLAELSKRGHEIVVIAPDSKMLIDSSGIYELKTYPVPFKKEEMEELMRSLSSNCFSEEPFLIRFLNTWDHFRKSSAMFQASCSSLLYNKEMMKYIEESKFDAIFTDPLTPCGQIIALHFSIPTVFFLRGIPCAIDIHATQSPDPPSYVPRMFSLNTDHMTFPQRVKNFLISVSESFTCSMVFSPFESLASDFLQKPVTITQLLSHGSIWLKRLDFVFDYPMPVMPNMIFIGGINCGQKKPLSQVSDWLGKGLKIIVQQQYLLQKYGFFSPDFLLSSNYASESHSYV, encoded by the exons ATGCTGGTGGCAGTGCTGCTCCCCTTCTTGTGCTGCCTGAGTCCTGCCGCTGCTGGGAAACTGCTGGTGATCCCGATGGAGGGCAGCCACTGGCTCAGTATGAAGGAAGTGCTGGCCGAGCTGAGCAAGAGAGGGCATGAAATAGTTGTCATCGCACCAGACAGCAAAATGCTGATAGATTCCTCGGGGATATATGAATTGAAAACATATCCTGTACctttcaaaaaggaagagatggaaGAACTTATGCGCTCACTTAGTTCAAACTGTTTTAGTGAAGAGCCTTTCCTTATAAGATTTTTGAATACCTGGGATCATTTCAGAAAGAGCTCTGCCATGTTTCAAGCTTCCTGCAGTTCCTTACTGTACAACAAAGAGATGATGAAATACATTGAAGAAAGTAAATTTGATGCCATCTTTACAGATCCTCTGACACCCTGTGGACAGATAATTGCTTTGCACTTTTCTATCcctactgttttcttcttgcgGGGCATCCCGTGTGCTATAGACATTCATGCTACTCAGAGTCCGGACCCACCATCCTACGTCCCACGAATGTTCTCACTCAATACAGATCATATGACGTTTCCTCAGAGAGTGAAGAACTTCCTGATCAGCGTTTCAGAGTCTTTCACCTGCAGTATGGTCTTTTCACCATTTGAAAGCCTGGCCTCGGACTTTCTCCAAAAGCCGGTGACGATTACGCAGCTTTTAAGTCACGGATCCATTTGGCTGAAGAGACTTGACTTTGTCTTTGACTATCCCATGCCTGTAATGCCCAATATGATTTTCATTGGAGGCATAAACTGCGGACAGAAGAAACCATTATCTCAGGTCAGTGACTGGCTGGGAAAG GGGCTAAAGATCATAGTCCAGCAGCAATATTTATTGCAGAAGTACGGATTCTTCAGTCCTGATTTCTTGTTGTCTTCCAACTATGCCTCTGAATCACACAGTTACGTGTAA
- the LOC127018369 gene encoding UDP-glucuronosyltransferase 1A1-like has product MAPVLSAHPQVTATLVLLLSVLSLAAGGKLLVVPVDGSRWLSIREVLDGVRQKGHEIVVVAPEINIHIKPSENFIMKMYPIPFTKEELDGNFQAFSRDVFEEGSFLERFLKVYWRLKSVSAITLSTCAHLLYNKELVRYLEESKFDAVLTDPVLPCGQILAEHLSVPSVFFLRGIPCGLDFEATQCPNPPSYVPRVFTGHTDRMNFLQRVKNLIFDIPNYFLCDFVFQPYAKLASEFLQRDVTVPDLLRQGSIWLMRLDFVLEYPRPLMPNMVVIGGVNCAHKKLPQVGDALFLILALIDFCVHKGGILCCRQESSSRLE; this is encoded by the coding sequence ATGGCCCCAGTGCTTAGTGCTCATCCGCAAGTCACGGCGACGCTGGTTCTGCTCCTGTCCGTGCTCAGTTTGGCTGCTGGTGGGAAGCTGCTGGTGGTGCCGGTGGATGGGAGTCGTTGGCTCAGCATCCGGGAAGTGTTGGATGGTGTCAGGCAGAAGGGACATGAAATAGTCGTCGTTGCACCTGaaataaacatacatataaaacCATCAGAgaattttattatgaaaatgtaTCCGATACCTTTCACAAAAGAAGAGCTGGATGGAAATTTCCAAGCATTTTCACGGGATGTATTTGAAGAAGGATCTTTTCTGGAAAGATTTCTTAAAGTATACTGGAGACTGAAAAGCGTGTCTGCCATTACTCTCTCTACCTGTGCACACTTACTGTACAACAAAGAGCTTGTCAGGTATCTTGAGGAGAGCAAGTTTGACGCTGTCCTTACAGACCCTGTACTACCCTGTGGGCAGATACTGGCTGAGCATCTTTCAGTCCCTTCCGTGTTTTTTTTACGAGGAATACCATGTGGTTTAGATTTTGAAGCCACTCAGTGTCCCAATCCTCCTTCTTATGTCCCCAGGGTATTTACAGGGCATACAGACCGCATGAACTTTCTCCAGCGGGTGAAGAATCTAATCTTTGACatcccaaattattttctctgtgattttGTCTTTCAACCATACGCAAAACTGGCTTCTGAGTTCCTCCAGCGGGACGTGACTGTGCCGGATCTCTTACGCCAGGGTTCCATTTGGCTCATGAGGTTAGATTTTGTGTTAGAATATCCAAGACCTTTGATGCCCAACATGGTTGTAATTGGAGGAGTAAACTGTGCTCACAAGAAGCTACCTCAGGTGGGTGATgctctgtttttaattcttgctcTGATAGACTTCTGTGTCCACAAGGGTGGAATTTTGTGTTGCAGACAGGAATCAAGTTCCCGGTTAGAGTGA